One genomic region from Syngnathus typhle isolate RoL2023-S1 ecotype Sweden linkage group LG17, RoL_Styp_1.0, whole genome shotgun sequence encodes:
- the LOC133170791 gene encoding peripheral myelin protein 22-like — MLPILLGVLILHVIILILLIVSTAASAWTVGGDVSRDLWYNCLSNDVAYQCTPASNEDWIQAVQALMILAVLFCFFSLAAFVFQLFKLVKGGRFFFTAIFQILASLFVMCGAIIYTVMRADDLPASQLGYAYVLSWVAFPLCLISGLIYIVLRKKE; from the exons ATGCTGCCCATCCTGCTCGGAGTGCTCATCTTGCACGTTATCATCCTCATCCTTCTCATCGTGTCCACAGCAGCAAGC GCTTGGACCGTGGGTGGCGACGTCAGCCGGGACCTGTGGTACAACTGCCTGAGCAATGATGTCGCCTACCAGTGCACGCCGGCCAGCAACGAAG ATTGGATCCAGGCGGTGCAGGCTCTGATGATCCTGGCCGTCCTCTTCTGCTTCTTCTCGCTGGCGGCTTTTGTGTTCCAGCTCTTCAAACTGGTGAAGGGCGGCCGCTTCTTCTTCACCGCCATCTTCCAGATCTTAGCCA GTCTGTTTGTGATGTGCGGGGCCATCATCTACACGGTGATGAGAGCGGACGACTTGCCTGCGTCACAACTGGGCTACGCCTACGTGCTGTCTTGGGTCGCTTTCCCGCTCTGCCTCATCAGCGGCCTCATTTACATTGTGCTAAGGAAGAAGGAATGA